From Petrotoga sp. 9PW.55.5.1:
AACCAGCAAGTAACCCTCTAACAAAATATCTTCCAAGAAGAATATAGACGATGAGAGTGGGAAGTGCTGCAATCAAAGCTCCGGCCATTTGTACGTTCCATTGTACGACTTGGCTTCCTGCCAAGTTTACTAAAGCAACTGTTATAGGTTGCTTTGTTGGATCACTTGTTATGGTTACCGCAAAAAGGAATTCATTCCATATATTTGTGAACTGCCATATTATAACTACTACAAATCCAGGCATCGATATTGGTAATAATATTTTAGTGTAGATTTGCCATATATTAGCACCATCAACAGAACTTGCTTCAACTAGTTCGTTAGGTATTTCTTCGTAATAGTTTTTAAACATCAACGTTGTTATTGGTATACCGTATATAACATGAGTTATTATCAATGCAGGTATCGTTCCATATAGACCTATTGCTTGAAAAAACTGTATCAAAGGAAACAATACACTCTGATAAGGTATGAACAT
This genomic window contains:
- a CDS encoding carbohydrate ABC transporter permease; the protein is MSIYYIILAIFTIFYILPFYVTLSTSFKPFEEVSMANMWKLPTTFSLNGFREALKRLGPNLMNSFYLTIPATLISAMIGSINGFALSKLKFRYSNLVFALLLFGMFIPYQSVLFPLIQFFQAIGLYGTIPALIITHVIYGIPITTLMFKNYYEEIPNELVEASSVDGANIWQIYTKILLPISMPGFVVVIIWQFTNIWNEFLFAVTITSDPTKQPITVALVNLAGSQVVQWNVQMAGALIAALPTLIVYILLGRYFVRGLLAGSVKG